The sequence below is a genomic window from Methylotuvimicrobium sp. KM2.
TTGCATCAAGAAGCCCTAGAGTTTGCCAAGCTCAGGGCATCGAAAAGCGGCCGAACCGCAAAGCAGTTTTACAATGCCTATAGCAAATGAAACGGCATTCGCCTTAGTTTTCCCGCTTCACGTTCAAACAGCGATACAAAGCTTGTTTTTATACTGATATAAAGCAATCCTAAGTAAAAATTCAGTCTCCCTCTTTCAAAAAGACGACTGCATGGATACTGATTAATATTGGAGGGGTATCCATGGTGCGCACGGCGTACATTTCGGAGTTCCAACGATTACGTAATTTTCGCGCAGGATGAATAACAGAGTATCTCAAAGAAATGCGTATAACAGCGAGAGCAGGAGCTTGGGAAATTTAGTTGCTCGGAGATCGGGCCTTAAATTTGATATCTATTCCTCCCTTTTTTAATAACCGCAAATGTCAAACAACTCATGAGGAAAAAAAATGGCTAGAACTTCTGTATTACCTTATGCTCAGGCTATTGATTGGGAAATTGATATGCCGTTTAAACATCAACGAATTCATGCTGTTGCACTAACTCATGGCGGCGCATGTACCAAGAAATTCAGTCAGGGAAGCGATGAAAAAAACAAAGGTGTAGGGTCGATTTACCATCTGCGGATGAAATCACCGGGCGTAAAATGGAGCGGTGTCTGTAAGGCTCTATGTATGTTTTGGATTGCGTTCCATGCTAATGACGAGGACTTTTGGGGATGGCTATTTGGCCCAAATGGTGATGTCGATGTTGAGGTTGCCGGATTTATTTGTGATCTACATGGTTCTTATAGCAGTAGAGCCGACCACGGTGATGTCCCTACTCGAGAGATTTCAGGGCTATCCAAAGTTGAATTTATGCGAAAGCAATTGGCTAAGGCAGGTGTAATTCCACGTACTACTGCGACAGGCGGAAGTCTTTCAATCAACCAGCAAGCATTAACCAGTGGTACAAGTCTTGGTCGTGGACGAGAAATTGCTGCCGTGTTGGCTCCTGATTACAAGATGGGCGGCGCGATGTATAAGCAGTTAAGTTTTTCCAGTGCAGGTGGGGCTCATGCAACAGCTGCCTGGGTTGCCCAAGACGTATGTTTTTTTGACCCTAATTATGGTGAATACTGGTTTGAAACGGTAGTCGATTTCCGTAGGTGGTTTGAGCTATTCTGGGTTTATAGCGGATACGGTAGCAAGTATGACAAAAACTTTACGATTCATTGTTTCGGTACAAAAGCATAAAAGGTCTTGGTTAGAAGAAACGAGGGCTTTAATTTACAATCATTAAATTGAAAACCGGAACAGGTGTTTATTTGTTTAGATAATTGGGGTAAATGAAAAAAATGCCTAACCGATCCTCCGTAACAGGCGAGTCCTTACTTTTATGCCTATGGTAGATCAAGATTCGCCACCGGGGTGCCCGTCAAAGGACGATATGAACCCAGTCCTAAATTATCCAAGACAATTAACCTAGAAAAAGCATTTCACCATGAAGATCATGAAGAATAGGAAGTTAATTCAATAGCTTATTACGCGTTTGTATAGAACTTTCGCTCACCAAAAAGGTTAGCGAGAAGGATTTGGTAAGTTCTTGGAATCCTTCATGAACTTCATGTGCTTCATGGTTAAACTGCCGAATTCAGGATTAAGCATGGCAATGGGCTATGGAATTTAGTTGTTGGGTGAATACATCTATGTAGGCTCCATGTCGATCGCTTACCTAGCGTTAGGTGAGCGACCGAGCACTCCGGCGCCTTCTAAAGCTTCGCCGAAATTGGAAGTGCGAAAGGTATATAATGAATGAAATTTTTTAGGTAAGTAGCTATGACCGATGATGAATTGCGGGAAATTGTTGCTAATTTAGCGCTGTCCCAAGCCAAAACGGATGCACAGTTGGCTAAGACGGATGCACAGTTGGCTAAGACGGATGCACAGTTGGCTAAGACAGATGCGCTGTTGGCAAAAACAGATGCTAAATTGAGCAAACTGGCCGATATGTATGGGGGAGTCGGCAATAATCAAGGCAAAGTTGCCGAAGAGTTTTATTATAATTCGCTAAAGCACAAGCTGGAACTCAACGGTATTCAGTTTGATTTTATTGAGAAGAATGTCACGCGAAGCAAAGGCGATATTGAAGAAGAATACGACTTATTGCTGGTCAATGGTAAAGACGTATTTATTGTGGAAGTTAAATATCGCTTACATCCTAAAGATATAGCGTGTTTATTAGGCCGTAAACGAGCTAATTTTATAAAATTATTTCCTGAATACCGGGACTACAAAATTCATTTAGCATTAGCGAGTTTTGCCGTGGAAGAAGATGTTAAGCGAATGGCTTTAGAACAAGGCATTACCGTATTACAGCGTCGGGGTAATATCGTAGAAACATTGGCAGCATAAAAGCAGGAAGCGCTGCTGGGGCAATGTTGTTGACCAAGTATTAAACGGCCCCTTTCTTTATTGCTAAGTCATTTTTATGCGGTTACCCAAGCTCCAGCTTGAGTAAGGAATATGCACAAAATAACTTCTACAATTAGTAGAGTTTGCGGTGGTTCGGTGACTCGCTTGACAGGACGCCGTGAACCCAGCACCTAAATTCCATAGGTCTTTGGCAATGATTCAAAATCATGGCTTATTTAGGTGCTGGGTTCATTACATCCATGTAACTCAGCAATTGCCGAGGAGCGACAATCTGCCCTACCGCCGACACCTGTCAATCGAGCCACCGCCCCCCCTTCCAACAGTTGTCTAAGTTATTTCATGCTCGTTCCTAACCTGTTCAGCAGGCTCTAACTTCCCGGCAATCAATAAAAATCGGACAAGCGAGTCAGGGTCTGAGGTATCCCCACGAAATAGCCAGATAAAACAATTTGCTATGGCTGATAATTGATAGATATATTGATTTTTTTCATCGCTCCTTCGCTCTGCGCTCATCGTTATACACAAATATCGGTACACTTGCTAGACAGAGGTCATCTGTATACCTGGGCGGTGTTGTTTGATAAATCTGCGGATATTGAACATCAGTGGCTTCGAAATCGCGATCTGGGGATCGCTCCCACAGAGCATTCGGCCCCCCTTGTGGGAGCGACGCCTTCGTCGTCCCTCACCTAACGCTAGGTGAGGGAAAGCCGGGTACGTTAATCAACAATATAAGGTATCGAAGTCACATTCGCCAAGCCGGCAAGACGGTATCTACAACTTATGTATAACGGCGAGAGATGGGGCTTGGGAAAGAGCGACTATTAACGCGAAGATAGCCTTTAGAAATCGCTATTTCTCATGCCCGTGCGCAAACCCAAACATCGACTCGAACCGCACCGGCTTTTTTTAGCGCTCGCGCCAGTTCGGAAACGGTCGTGCCGGTGGTCATCACGTCATCGACGATCGCAATATGATCGAATCTTAAAGGTCCCTTGACGGTAAATGCGTTTTTCATGTTTTTACGCCGTTCTTTGGCCGGCAAGTCGATTTGGTGTGGCGTGTTGCGGTTGCGAATGCAACAGTCGATATCAATCGGTATCGCTAGTTCACGGCTTAGCGTGCGAGCAATTTCTATCGACTGATTAAAGCCGCGTTCCCGGTAACGGCGGGGGTGCAACGGTACCGGTACCAGGCAGTCCGGTATTTCAGCGGATATTTTCAAGTAATCCGCCATCAACAATCCTAGCAGCCGCGCATTTTTGAATTGGCGGCGGAATTTCAATCCTGAGATTAAAAAACGGATAACGCTTTGATGTTTAAAAGGCGCATGCGTTTCGTCGAAGCCGGGCATGCGTTTTTGACAATCGCCGCACAATACCGGCCCGGTTGGCGCGTGTTCGAAAGGAATGCCGCAGCGGTAACAGCAATATGGGTTAGTGACCAGTAATTCCATGCAAGGCCCGCAAATATCCCTCGAAGCCTGTCCCTGATTGCCGCATAAAATGCAGGTGGGCGGCAATAAGTAATTCTGTATAATATCGAGCCAGTTGTTTACCATTTTAAAGTGGTCAGGTTGACAAGCGGTGCGTCATTGAAAAAGATCGGTACCGGGTGCAGCTCGAATCCGACAAAAGCCTGATCGATATCGCTCAATTTTTATAATCCGGAGATTAACAGAATGTCAGTAAACCCAGCAATAAGCACGATTCGCCACGACTGGCGCACTGAGGAGGTTCAAGCCTTATTCGCGTTGCCTTTCAACGATTTGATATTTCGTGCCCAATCGATTCATCGCGAACATTTCGACCCGAACGAGATTCAGATTAGTAGCTTATTGAGCATTAAAACCGGATCGTGTTCGGAAGATTGCGCTTATTGCCCGCAAAGCGCGCGTTATGATGCGGATTTGCAACCGGAAGCCTTGATGCCGGTCGATGACGTGTTAAAGGCAGCGCGGCGCGCGAAAGACGAAGGCGCTTCTCGGTTCTGCATGGGCGCGGCCTGGCGACAACCGAAAGACAAAGATGTCGCGCGCGTCGTCGAAATGATTCAAGGCGTTAAAGCGTTAGGCATGGAAACCTGTGTGACCCTGGGTATGTTGACCGACACTCAAACCGCGACGCTCAAGGAAGCCGGTCTCGATTATTACAATCATAATCTGGATACTTCGGAAGATTATTATTCGGAAATCATCACGACCCGTACCTATCAAGACCGTCTCGATACCTTAGCGAGGGTTCGGGATGCCGGTATCAATGTCTGTTGCGGCGGCATTGTCGGCATGGGCGAGAGCGAACAAGACAGAGCGAAACTGTTGATCGAATTGGCTAATTTACCGAAGCATCCGGAAAGTGTGCCGATCAACATGCTGGTTCAGGTCGAGGGTACGCCGCTGAACGGTACCGAAAAA
It includes:
- a CDS encoding YopT-type cysteine protease domain-containing protein; amino-acid sequence: MARTSVLPYAQAIDWEIDMPFKHQRIHAVALTHGGACTKKFSQGSDEKNKGVGSIYHLRMKSPGVKWSGVCKALCMFWIAFHANDEDFWGWLFGPNGDVDVEVAGFICDLHGSYSSRADHGDVPTREISGLSKVEFMRKQLAKAGVIPRTTATGGSLSINQQALTSGTSLGRGREIAAVLAPDYKMGGAMYKQLSFSSAGGAHATAAWVAQDVCFFDPNYGEYWFETVVDFRRWFELFWVYSGYGSKYDKNFTIHCFGTKA
- a CDS encoding ComF family protein, whose translation is MVNNWLDIIQNYLLPPTCILCGNQGQASRDICGPCMELLVTNPYCCYRCGIPFEHAPTGPVLCGDCQKRMPGFDETHAPFKHQSVIRFLISGLKFRRQFKNARLLGLLMADYLKISAEIPDCLVPVPLHPRRYRERGFNQSIEIARTLSRELAIPIDIDCCIRNRNTPHQIDLPAKERRKNMKNAFTVKGPLRFDHIAIVDDVMTTGTTVSELARALKKAGAVRVDVWVCARA
- the bioB gene encoding biotin synthase BioB encodes the protein MSVNPAISTIRHDWRTEEVQALFALPFNDLIFRAQSIHREHFDPNEIQISSLLSIKTGSCSEDCAYCPQSARYDADLQPEALMPVDDVLKAARRAKDEGASRFCMGAAWRQPKDKDVARVVEMIQGVKALGMETCVTLGMLTDTQTATLKEAGLDYYNHNLDTSEDYYSEIITTRTYQDRLDTLARVRDAGINVCCGGIVGMGESEQDRAKLLIELANLPKHPESVPINMLVQVEGTPLNGTEKLDPIVFVRTIAVARILMPTSRVRLSAGRNAMSDEMQALCFLAGANSIFYGEKLLTTDNPMTNQDLALFERLGVRSGGSCHVQ